The following proteins come from a genomic window of Rhodohalobacter sp. 614A:
- a CDS encoding DUF2927 domain-containing protein, giving the protein MKSHRISSVSFLWIAALLLFASCSDSSTGGSNSGLSEDQENVIQYFKDVALGFEFGNALEITRKWNEDILIFVDGEENQMLRDELDTVVSELNNLLALDDIEISTTTDSTTHFNYYLFLGPGEEYAQIEPNAQGYVESNFGLFFVNMNAANQIVSGTMYVDTNRPAPMNQRHLLREELTQSLGMAKDSDKYSDSIFNSSYSVDVTEFSEYDEAVIRLLYHPSMKAGFNASQADSVLYGIIDDVIY; this is encoded by the coding sequence ATGAAATCACATCGAATTTCTTCCGTCTCTTTTTTGTGGATTGCGGCTCTGCTTCTTTTTGCGTCATGCTCCGACAGCAGTACCGGTGGCAGCAATTCAGGTTTGTCGGAAGACCAGGAAAATGTGATTCAATATTTCAAAGATGTAGCGCTGGGATTTGAGTTTGGCAATGCTCTTGAAATCACACGAAAATGGAATGAAGATATTTTGATTTTTGTGGATGGCGAAGAGAACCAGATGTTGCGGGATGAACTTGATACGGTAGTTTCTGAGCTAAACAATTTGCTCGCTTTGGATGATATCGAAATCAGCACTACAACAGATTCTACAACCCACTTTAACTATTACCTGTTCCTTGGCCCGGGAGAAGAATACGCCCAAATAGAACCCAATGCACAGGGATATGTGGAGTCTAATTTTGGGTTGTTTTTTGTGAATATGAATGCCGCAAATCAAATTGTTAGCGGAACCATGTATGTCGACACCAACCGGCCCGCCCCGATGAATCAACGGCATCTTCTTCGTGAGGAATTAACGCAATCGTTGGGAATGGCAAAAGACTCAGACAAATATTCTGATAGTATTTTTAATTCCAGTTATTCGGTAGATGTTACCGAGTTTTCGGAGTATGATGAAGCCGTGATTAGGCTTTTGTATCATCCGTCTATGAAGGCTGGATTCAATGCGTCTCAGGCGGATTCCGTTCTCTATGGAATCATCGATGATGTGATCTATTAA
- a CDS encoding DUF2927 domain-containing protein codes for MSENQDEIIDYFKEVALGFEFGGPEITRKWDRDILILVEGEENQALRNELNDIVEELNDLISDENIELIITSDSLDYNFYVFFGTGDDYADINPDAEDYVADNFGFFYVNTNISDHIIWASMYVDTERADPQRQLHLLREELTQSLGLAKDSDWYSDSIFNSDYTVAVTEYSEFDKALIQLLYHPQMSTGLDSTEADSVLREIIGDVIE; via the coding sequence TTGTCTGAAAATCAAGATGAAATTATTGACTACTTCAAAGAAGTGGCTTTGGGTTTTGAATTTGGCGGACCGGAAATTACACGCAAATGGGATCGCGATATTTTGATTCTGGTTGAAGGCGAGGAAAATCAAGCACTTCGCAATGAACTGAATGATATTGTTGAAGAGCTAAATGATTTAATTTCTGATGAAAATATTGAGCTCATCATAACAAGCGATTCTTTGGACTATAACTTTTATGTGTTTTTCGGAACCGGGGATGATTATGCAGACATTAATCCCGATGCGGAAGATTATGTCGCCGATAATTTTGGGTTTTTCTACGTCAATACGAATATCTCCGATCATATCATTTGGGCATCTATGTATGTGGATACAGAACGGGCAGATCCACAACGCCAGTTACATCTTTTGCGGGAAGAATTAACACAATCTCTTGGACTGGCAAAGGACTCCGATTGGTATTCCGATAGTATTTTTAATTCCGATTATACCGTAGCGGTGACCGAGTATTCCGAATTCGATAAGGCCCTGATTCAACTTCTCTATCATCCGCAAATGAGTACCGGCCTCGACAGTACCGAAGCCGATTCTGTTTTAAGGGAAATCATTGGCGATGTGATTGAATAA
- the metK gene encoding methionine adenosyltransferase: MKHLFTSESVSEGHPDKVADQISDAILDAMLSQDPDSRVAVETLVTTGLAMLSGEVRTEAYVDVQEIVREVIRDIGYTKASYRFDSDSCGVISAIHQQSADIAQGVDEGEDKEQGAGDQGMMFGYATKETDSYMPMTLQYSHDLLKKLAHIRKVSGEMPYLGPDSKSQVTVEYDENNKPKRIHTIVISTQHDDGIEQSHIKEDVKKYLIKSVIPSNLVDDETILHVNPTGKFVIGGPHGDTGLTGRKIIVDTYGGRGAHGGGAFSGKDASKVDRSAAYAARHIAKNILAADLADECLVQLAYAIGVAEPVSVNVYTYGTGKTSDVQLADAVSKVFDLTPSGIISRLKLKTPGFRKTAAYGHFGRDEFTWEKLDYVDQLANAVK; encoded by the coding sequence ATGAAACATTTGTTTACCTCAGAATCGGTTTCCGAAGGCCATCCGGATAAAGTTGCCGACCAGATTTCCGATGCCATCCTGGATGCTATGCTTTCGCAGGATCCCGATTCAAGAGTAGCCGTTGAAACGCTTGTGACCACAGGCCTGGCCATGTTATCGGGAGAAGTACGAACCGAAGCGTATGTAGATGTCCAGGAAATAGTTCGTGAAGTAATCCGCGACATTGGTTATACAAAAGCCAGCTACCGGTTTGATTCCGATTCCTGTGGCGTGATTTCTGCCATCCATCAGCAGAGTGCAGATATTGCACAGGGCGTAGACGAAGGAGAGGATAAAGAGCAGGGTGCCGGCGACCAGGGGATGATGTTCGGCTATGCAACGAAAGAGACAGACTCGTATATGCCGATGACTCTTCAGTATTCGCACGATTTGCTTAAAAAGCTGGCTCATATTCGTAAAGTCAGCGGCGAAATGCCTTACCTTGGCCCGGACAGCAAAAGCCAGGTTACTGTTGAATACGATGAAAACAACAAGCCGAAACGAATTCACACGATTGTGATTTCCACTCAGCACGATGATGGTATTGAGCAGTCTCATATCAAAGAGGATGTTAAAAAGTATTTGATCAAATCTGTTATCCCCTCCAATCTGGTTGATGACGAAACCATTTTACACGTCAACCCAACCGGAAAATTTGTGATTGGCGGTCCGCACGGCGACACGGGTTTGACCGGCCGAAAAATTATTGTGGATACGTACGGCGGCCGTGGTGCCCATGGCGGCGGCGCATTTTCCGGAAAGGATGCTTCCAAAGTAGACCGAAGTGCGGCTTATGCAGCGCGACACATCGCCAAAAACATTCTCGCTGCCGATTTAGCTGACGAGTGTCTTGTTCAGCTAGCGTATGCTATCGGTGTGGCCGAGCCTGTTTCCGTAAATGTTTACACGTACGGAACCGGAAAAACGAGTGATGTACAACTCGCAGACGCTGTTTCTAAAGTGTTTGATTTGACGCCGTCCGGAATCATTTCGCGACTTAAACTCAAAACACCTGGTTTCAGGAAAACAGCTGCATACGGCCATTTTGGGCGTGATGAGTTTACCTGGGAAAAACTCGATTACGTGGATCAGCTTGCCAACGCTGTGAAATAA
- the ruvB gene encoding Holliday junction branch migration DNA helicase RuvB, which yields MQNPLLNPEEKDPVIEESLRPSSLQEFVGQQKVIQNLSIFIQAARKRGEALDHVILSGPPGLGKTTLAFIIAREMGVQIKPTTGPVLEKPGDLAGLLTNLENGDVLFIDEIHRLNPVVEEYLYSAMEDYKLDIVIDSGPNARSVQIELNHFTLVGATTRKGLLTAPLRARFGIDMRLDYYDAELLQRIAYRTAGILNYGITDKGAYEIARRSRGTPRIVNKLLRRTRDFAQVDGLDSIDDAIADKALNALDVDKNGLDEMDVRILKAIVENYKGGPVGLGTLAVAVGEDKGTIEEVYEPFLIKEGFMQRTPKGRVATAKSYQYLGVKKGAPDNDDRDLFNL from the coding sequence TTGCAGAATCCACTTTTGAATCCGGAAGAGAAAGATCCCGTAATTGAAGAATCGCTAAGGCCCTCATCTCTGCAAGAGTTTGTTGGCCAGCAAAAAGTTATCCAAAACCTGTCCATTTTCATCCAGGCGGCAAGGAAACGTGGAGAAGCCCTGGATCACGTAATTTTATCGGGTCCGCCCGGCCTTGGAAAAACCACGCTCGCCTTTATCATTGCCAGGGAAATGGGCGTTCAAATCAAACCGACAACAGGCCCCGTGCTCGAAAAACCGGGCGATCTTGCCGGACTTCTGACCAACCTCGAAAATGGTGACGTTTTGTTTATTGATGAAATTCACCGTCTCAATCCGGTTGTGGAGGAGTATCTCTATTCGGCTATGGAGGATTATAAGCTCGATATTGTAATCGATTCAGGCCCCAATGCGCGGAGTGTTCAGATCGAATTAAATCATTTTACGCTTGTTGGAGCAACCACCAGAAAGGGTTTGTTGACGGCACCTTTACGCGCCCGTTTCGGCATTGATATGCGGCTGGATTATTACGATGCCGAACTCCTTCAAAGAATTGCATATCGCACAGCAGGAATCCTGAATTATGGAATTACGGATAAAGGGGCTTATGAAATTGCCAGAAGAAGCCGGGGTACTCCGCGAATTGTAAACAAATTGTTGAGAAGAACGCGTGATTTTGCCCAGGTTGATGGCCTTGATTCCATTGACGATGCTATTGCGGATAAAGCTCTTAATGCTTTGGATGTTGATAAAAATGGCTTGGATGAGATGGATGTTCGCATCCTGAAGGCGATTGTAGAAAACTACAAAGGCGGGCCGGTTGGTTTGGGCACACTTGCAGTGGCCGTTGGAGAGGACAAAGGAACCATAGAGGAAGTTTATGAGCCATTTTTGATCAAAGAAGGATTTATGCAGCGCACCCCGAAAGGACGGGTTGCCACGGCAAAATCGTATCAATATTTAGGGGTTAAAAAAGGCGCCCCGGATAATGACGACCGCGATTTATTTAATTTGTAA